In a single window of the Betaproteobacteria bacterium genome:
- a CDS encoding MOP flippase family protein: MRGRAVSNARWIAVSRVVSVAVQLLSMMWLARLLTPADYGVAALALVVTNLANLVRDMGTGLALIQKQDLKDETIQTAFWFTTGLGAALGLSVAVLAPVMGSAFDAPAVSGVLWMLALTFPVLGSTTVHQALLERESRFPLLARVEAVSAVCGLAVAVSTAHLGAGAYSIAVGSLTQAAVSSMQLWLASPLRPRWLWNGQELRDIRRFSDHLVGFNIINYFSRNADSMVIGRALGADSLGLYSLAYKIMLFPLRNLTFVAARALYPVMSRQQAAPTEMADLYLRTLSVIAFVTAPMMGGLFVLRDLFIAAFLGPKWAAIGEVLVWLAPVGFIQSLTSTTGTVLMARGRTDVLLYLGIAGTVLVVAAFLIGVQWGVAGVAAGYFVENAIEFLPVFYIVFRELGQDLSRFLRVVALPMVLTAFMLVAVWSCRELFIVQSELPPLVQLILLSCVGALIYGALGFTFARQSFGDFFRFFRRPRAAHGTA, encoded by the coding sequence ATGCGCGGCCGGGCAGTTTCCAACGCCCGTTGGATCGCGGTCTCCCGCGTGGTGTCGGTGGCCGTCCAGCTGCTCAGCATGATGTGGCTCGCACGGCTCTTGACGCCAGCGGACTACGGTGTGGCGGCGCTGGCGCTGGTGGTAACCAATCTGGCGAACCTCGTGCGCGACATGGGCACCGGGCTTGCCCTTATCCAGAAGCAGGACCTCAAGGACGAGACGATCCAGACTGCCTTCTGGTTCACCACCGGACTGGGCGCAGCGCTGGGGTTGTCAGTTGCGGTGCTGGCACCCGTAATGGGCAGTGCGTTTGATGCGCCGGCGGTCAGCGGTGTGCTGTGGATGCTGGCGCTCACGTTCCCGGTCCTCGGCTCGACGACGGTGCATCAAGCGTTGTTGGAACGCGAGTCGCGGTTTCCCCTGCTTGCCCGCGTCGAGGCTGTCTCTGCAGTATGCGGGCTGGCCGTCGCGGTGAGTACCGCACACCTCGGTGCCGGGGCATACAGCATCGCGGTCGGCTCGCTGACACAGGCAGCTGTTTCATCGATGCAGCTATGGCTGGCGTCGCCCCTTCGGCCTCGCTGGTTGTGGAACGGCCAGGAACTTCGCGACATCCGTCGTTTCAGCGATCACCTCGTCGGTTTCAACATCATCAACTACTTTTCGCGCAACGCGGACAGCATGGTCATCGGCCGCGCGCTCGGTGCTGACAGTCTCGGTCTGTATTCGCTGGCTTACAAGATCATGCTCTTTCCCCTGCGCAACCTGACTTTCGTCGCCGCGCGGGCGCTTTATCCCGTGATGAGTCGGCAGCAGGCGGCACCCACGGAAATGGCGGATCTCTATCTGAGAACCCTATCGGTAATAGCCTTCGTGACGGCGCCCATGATGGGGGGCTTGTTTGTGTTGCGAGACCTCTTCATCGCCGCGTTCCTCGGTCCCAAGTGGGCGGCGATCGGCGAGGTTCTCGTCTGGCTTGCACCCGTCGGTTTCATCCAATCGCTAACCAGCACGACAGGGACGGTTCTGATGGCGCGTGGCCGTACCGACGTGCTGCTCTATCTCGGCATCGCTGGTACGGTCCTCGTGGTTGCCGCGTTCCTGATCGGGGTGCAGTGGGGTGTTGCGGGGGTTGCGGCCGGCTATTTCGTGGAGAACGCGATCGAATTCCTCCCGGTTTTCTACATCGTGTTTCGAGAACTCGGCCAGGATCTCTCGCGGTTTCTCCGCGTGGTCGCGTTGCCGATGGTATTGACGGCGTTCATGTTGGTGGCGGTGTGGAGCTGTCGGGAACTCTTCATCGTGCAGTCGGAACTTCCTCCATTGGTGCAACTGATTCTGCTTTCGTGCGTTGGCGCCCTGATCTACGGCGCCCTCGGATTCACATTCGCTCGCCAGTCCTTCGGCGACTTCTTCCGGTTTTTCCGCCGTCCCCGCGCAGCGCACGGTACGGCCTGA